Proteins encoded by one window of Bacteroidia bacterium:
- the mutS gene encoding DNA mismatch repair protein MutS — protein MQQYNAIKAKYPDALLLFRVGDFYETFSEDAIKTSKILGIVLTKRSNGAASEMELAGFPYHALDTYLPKLVRAGQRVAICDQLEDPKTTKTIVKRGVTELVSPGVTYNDKILENTHNNFLAVVHLTENISGVAFADVSTGAFFTARGKDAYIEKLLQNFKPSEVVLQKSMQKDFVARFGDGFYTYTLDQWAFQKDYAEEVLLKHFQTNSLKGFGIQEMDEMIVACGVALHYFGQMQQQTLSHITGIARIDEEQYVWLDKFTIRNLELVASPHENARTLVDVIDRTVTPMGSRLLKRWILLPLKDIKTIRERHDAVAAFTLDETLRGKTATALRHIGDIERMLSKIALRRISPRELVQLKRALSQIQPIKDNLAAAGNSTFNVLSEQLNPCNLLIQKIQEAIIDDAPPLASKGGFIAKGFSQQLDDLRQIAFSGKDYLLKVQQREVEQTGISSLKIAFNNVFGYYIEVTNAHKNKVPESWIRKQTLVNAERYITPELKEYEEKILGAEEKIATIENEIFQELISFTQNYIQPLQVNASVLSQLDCLLSFANVALENNYTRPVVNDSLVLSITEGRHPVLEKQMPPGEAYIPNAIFLDQQTQQIIMITGPNMSGKSALLRQTALIVLMAQTGSFVPAKSAEIGWVDKLFTRVGASDNISSGESTFMVEMNETASILNNITQRSLVLLDEIGRGTSTYDGISIAWSIADYIHESKHARAKTLFATHYHELNEMTNTYSRIKNYNVAIKEAGNKILFLRKLVPGGSEHSFGIHVARMAGMPPQVINKAEKMLALLEKAHSNTELLRNAGHQADKDAMQLSFFQLDDPLLEQIRDEILKTDVNTLTPVEALFKLNEIKTLLSKNKK, from the coding sequence ATGCAGCAATACAATGCCATAAAAGCAAAGTATCCTGATGCATTACTGCTCTTTCGTGTAGGCGATTTTTACGAAACTTTTAGTGAGGATGCCATAAAGACATCAAAAATTTTGGGCATAGTACTGACAAAACGCTCCAATGGCGCTGCATCAGAAATGGAGCTTGCAGGCTTCCCTTATCATGCACTCGACACCTATCTACCTAAATTGGTTCGTGCCGGACAGCGTGTTGCCATCTGCGATCAGTTAGAAGACCCAAAAACAACAAAGACCATTGTCAAAAGAGGGGTGACAGAACTGGTATCTCCCGGTGTTACCTACAATGATAAAATTCTTGAAAACACACACAACAATTTTCTTGCCGTAGTTCATCTTACAGAAAACATTTCAGGTGTGGCCTTTGCAGATGTTTCTACAGGTGCTTTTTTTACAGCACGTGGCAAAGATGCGTACATAGAAAAACTACTTCAGAATTTTAAGCCCAGCGAAGTGGTATTGCAGAAATCCATGCAAAAAGATTTTGTTGCACGCTTTGGCGATGGCTTCTACACCTACACACTCGATCAGTGGGCTTTTCAGAAAGACTATGCAGAAGAAGTTTTACTCAAACATTTTCAGACCAATTCACTCAAAGGTTTCGGCATTCAGGAAATGGATGAAATGATTGTGGCCTGTGGCGTTGCCTTGCATTATTTCGGACAGATGCAGCAGCAAACATTGTCGCACATTACAGGCATTGCACGTATTGACGAAGAACAATATGTTTGGCTCGATAAGTTTACCATACGCAATCTTGAACTGGTAGCCTCGCCACATGAAAATGCACGCACCTTAGTTGATGTAATTGACAGAACTGTCACACCCATGGGTTCGCGGTTGCTCAAGAGGTGGATACTGCTTCCTTTAAAAGATATTAAAACCATTCGAGAGAGGCATGATGCCGTAGCAGCATTTACCTTAGATGAAACATTAAGAGGAAAAACAGCAACAGCACTGCGGCATATAGGCGATATTGAAAGAATGCTTTCTAAAATTGCATTGCGCAGAATTTCCCCACGCGAATTGGTACAACTCAAACGTGCCTTATCTCAGATTCAACCTATTAAAGATAACCTTGCTGCTGCCGGCAACAGTACGTTTAATGTTTTGTCTGAACAGCTCAATCCCTGCAACCTGCTCATTCAAAAAATTCAGGAAGCCATTATTGATGATGCACCACCACTTGCATCAAAGGGAGGATTCATTGCTAAAGGCTTCAGTCAGCAACTTGACGATTTAAGACAAATAGCATTTTCAGGAAAAGATTATCTTCTTAAAGTACAACAGCGCGAAGTAGAACAAACCGGAATTTCCTCTCTTAAAATTGCCTTCAACAATGTGTTTGGTTACTACATTGAAGTCACCAATGCACATAAAAACAAAGTCCCCGAAAGTTGGATAAGAAAACAAACACTCGTAAATGCCGAGCGCTACATCACTCCGGAACTCAAAGAATACGAAGAGAAAATATTGGGTGCCGAAGAAAAAATTGCAACTATCGAGAATGAAATTTTTCAAGAGCTAATCAGTTTTACACAAAACTATATTCAACCCTTGCAAGTCAATGCATCTGTTTTGTCGCAACTCGATTGTTTGTTGTCGTTTGCCAATGTTGCATTAGAAAACAACTACACACGTCCTGTGGTAAACGACAGCCTTGTTCTTTCCATTACAGAAGGACGACATCCTGTACTCGAAAAACAAATGCCTCCTGGCGAGGCCTATATTCCAAACGCTATCTTTTTAGATCAGCAAACGCAGCAGATAATCATGATTACCGGCCCTAACATGTCGGGTAAGTCGGCTCTGCTCAGGCAAACGGCACTCATAGTACTCATGGCACAAACCGGAAGTTTTGTTCCTGCCAAGAGTGCAGAAATAGGCTGGGTTGATAAACTCTTTACCCGGGTAGGAGCAAGCGATAATATTTCTTCAGGCGAGTCAACCTTTATGGTAGAAATGAATGAAACGGCAAGCATTCTCAACAACATTACGCAGCGCAGCCTGGTGTTGTTAGATGAAATCGGTCGCGGCACAAGTACCTACGATGGCATTTCTATTGCATGGTCTATTGCCGACTATATCCATGAGTCTAAACATGCGCGTGCCAAAACACTGTTTGCCACACACTATCACGAGCTCAATGAAATGACCAACACCTACAGCAGAATAAAAAACTACAATGTAGCCATAAAAGAAGCGGGCAATAAAATACTTTTCCTGCGGAAATTAGTTCCCGGTGGCAGCGAACACAGCTTTGGTATTCACGTAGCGCGAATGGCCGGTATGCCGCCACAGGTCATCAATAAAGCCGAAAAAATGCTTGCTCTGCTTGAGAAAGCACATAGCAACACAGAGTTGCTGCGTAATGCCGGACATCAGGCCGACAAAGACGCCATGCAGCTAAGTTTTTTTCAACTGGACGACCCACTTTTAGAGCAAATAAGGGACGAAATACTTAAAACCGATGTCAATACCCTCACCCCTGTGGAGGCACTCTTTAAACTGAACGAGATAAAAACGCTGCTTTCAAAAAATAAAAAGTAA
- a CDS encoding IS1380 family transposase: protein MGVIDKIEFSDHQVSAWGGMKMMKDLVDGSKIKDELAKLPLPDKGSNRGYDPVQIIECFWTSIWIGAGRFSHSAYLRFDEVLKQIFGWKQAPSQSTYSRFFHKFDWKRNTETFVPLFQWFFNQIQFNNVTLDLDSTVITRYGEQEGAKKGYNAKKPGRNSHHPLLAFIPEVRMIANAWMRQGNTGATSSAKSFLAETLEILCNKKVGLVRCDSGFYSQDFLSELEAKNLNYVVAVKFYPTIKRELRSLTKWVSIKDGIEICEFNYQSPEWKAPRRMVAVRKNITKLKKATGRLLLFDEQIYSYRYSLYVTNLDLPAQQIWEMYKQRGDAENRIKELKYDFGLETFCATNFWGTEAAFRSILMAYNLMALFRQLVLKHKSQATLSTLRFKCFALGAWITKHARITTLKISATGEKRRWLDALFDTIPKITAPYSFSNA, encoded by the coding sequence ATGGGTGTTATAGATAAGATAGAATTTAGCGACCATCAAGTTAGTGCTTGGGGCGGCATGAAGATGATGAAAGACTTAGTTGACGGGAGTAAAATAAAGGATGAATTAGCAAAGCTTCCTTTACCTGATAAAGGCTCTAATCGGGGCTATGATCCGGTACAAATAATAGAGTGTTTTTGGACAAGTATTTGGATTGGAGCAGGTAGATTTAGTCATTCAGCCTATTTGCGCTTTGACGAAGTACTGAAACAAATTTTTGGATGGAAACAAGCTCCTTCACAGAGTACCTACAGTAGATTTTTTCACAAGTTTGACTGGAAAAGGAATACAGAAACCTTTGTTCCTTTATTTCAATGGTTCTTTAATCAGATACAATTCAATAATGTAACCTTAGACTTAGACAGTACAGTTATAACACGCTATGGAGAGCAAGAGGGAGCCAAGAAAGGGTATAACGCAAAGAAACCCGGCCGCAATTCTCACCATCCACTACTGGCGTTTATACCGGAAGTACGTATGATAGCTAATGCTTGGATGCGACAAGGAAATACAGGAGCAACCAGTAGTGCGAAATCATTTTTGGCAGAAACTTTAGAAATATTATGCAACAAAAAAGTAGGTTTAGTGCGTTGCGATAGTGGTTTTTATAGTCAAGATTTTTTGAGCGAACTCGAAGCAAAAAATCTTAACTATGTGGTAGCGGTTAAATTTTATCCAACGATAAAAAGAGAACTGAGAAGCTTAACAAAATGGGTGAGCATTAAAGACGGAATAGAAATTTGCGAATTTAATTACCAATCACCTGAATGGAAAGCTCCTCGCAGAATGGTCGCTGTAAGAAAGAATATTACCAAACTAAAAAAAGCAACAGGTCGCTTATTGCTTTTTGATGAGCAGATTTACTCTTACCGATATAGTCTTTATGTTACAAATTTAGATTTACCGGCTCAGCAAATATGGGAGATGTATAAGCAACGAGGCGATGCAGAAAACAGAATTAAGGAGTTAAAATATGACTTCGGATTAGAAACATTTTGTGCTACTAATTTTTGGGGAACAGAAGCTGCATTTAGAAGCATTTTAATGGCATATAATCTAATGGCTTTGTTCCGTCAATTAGTGCTCAAGCATAAGTCTCAAGCCACTTTAAGTACTTTACGGTTTAAATGCTTTGCATTAGGCGCATGGATTACAAAACATGCCAGAATAACAACATTAAAAATAAGTGCGACCGGTGAAAAAAGACGTTGGTTAGATGCTCTTTTTGATACGATACCTAAAATAACCGCTCCTTATTCTTTTTCTAATGCATAA
- a CDS encoding DNA-deoxyinosine glycosylase, translating into MKGKNKFTTAEIDEIKRLINKKIVATKDEQKRIRDRIRDIGFYFSDYSSKKGYTVADLEELIRAGVIKVVDDSYNSASPTVVKKNIQRLTTASSVRTTSTSHSKKSLAPLVWDNTEILILGTMPGDRSLELGEYYAHPQNRFWKIISTITNNTLPLTYLGKKELLIKTKIGVWDVAHKANRKGSLDSAIEDEEPNDLVGFIECHKNLKIIGFNGTKSEALFDKYFDRKNDLKYISLPSTSPANTGIEFDNIYKLWRQILAK; encoded by the coding sequence ATGAAAGGAAAAAACAAATTCACGACAGCAGAGATTGATGAAATCAAACGACTCATCAATAAGAAAATTGTTGCAACTAAAGACGAACAGAAACGTATTCGTGACAGAATTCGTGACATCGGCTTTTACTTTTCGGACTACAGTTCAAAGAAAGGTTATACCGTTGCTGACTTGGAAGAACTCATTCGTGCTGGAGTAATTAAAGTTGTTGACGATAGTTATAATTCAGCTTCACCAACAGTTGTCAAGAAAAATATTCAAAGACTTACTACAGCCTCTTCGGTTCGGACAACTTCAACTTCTCATTCAAAGAAATCTCTTGCTCCTCTCGTTTGGGACAACACAGAGATTTTAATTTTAGGAACAATGCCAGGCGATCGTTCACTTGAACTTGGAGAATATTATGCACACCCACAAAACAGGTTTTGGAAAATTATTTCGACAATTACTAACAATACATTGCCATTAACCTATTTAGGCAAAAAGGAACTTTTAATAAAAACCAAAATTGGAGTTTGGGACGTTGCCCACAAAGCAAATAGAAAAGGTAGCCTTGACAGTGCAATTGAAGACGAAGAACCAAACGACTTGGTTGGCTTTATTGAATGTCATAAGAATTTAAAAATTATTGGTTTCAATGGGACAAAATCCGAAGCACTTTTCGACAAGTATTTTGACAGGAAAAATGATTTAAAATATATTTCTTTACCAAGCACAAGTCCTGCAAACACAGGTATTGAATTTGACAACATTTACAAATTATGGCGACAAATTTTAGCCAAGTAA
- a CDS encoding DnaJ domain-containing protein, with the protein MKNYYYILGVTQSSSSDEIKKAYRKLSVKFHPDKNDGDIFFEERFKEIQEAFEILSNELQRRYYDIQYLTFFTKQNSSFNFKNYEEQIRKEYETLIQKERELLKNKENELKKKEEQLKSKQKDYDSKTSDYASQSKRICEDQYKSKFEELKREKEEIEKLKSKLNRKNIEKKQSSHKSTLLVLSITCLLLIISSIFLYNKSQFKLPENSNPINLDSENVINIDSPPKLSRIETIRAAYAKINGCKNCTDKEYKSSCGWLSLRYEKDILNKITISEDVVGDFTIAREFYLNNMDLLFIYEIIVDRDGIKTENRYYFENNKIIRQITPNSKSQFSFVSNETDLIYILNEIIERNNNGNGYDDILRECG; encoded by the coding sequence ATGAAGAATTATTATTATATACTCGGAGTAACACAATCATCATCTTCAGACGAAATTAAAAAAGCTTATAGAAAGTTATCTGTCAAATTTCATCCTGACAAAAACGATGGAGATATCTTTTTTGAAGAAAGGTTTAAAGAAATACAAGAAGCTTTTGAAATTCTATCAAATGAACTTCAACGTAGGTACTACGACATTCAATATTTAACTTTTTTTACAAAACAAAATTCGAGTTTTAATTTTAAGAATTATGAAGAACAAATACGAAAGGAGTATGAAACATTAATTCAAAAGGAAAGAGAATTGTTAAAAAACAAGGAAAATGAATTAAAGAAAAAAGAGGAGCAATTAAAATCCAAACAAAAGGATTATGATTCAAAAACTTCAGACTATGCAAGTCAATCAAAGAGAATATGTGAAGACCAATATAAATCAAAGTTTGAAGAATTAAAAAGGGAAAAAGAAGAAATTGAAAAATTGAAATCAAAGCTAAATAGGAAAAATATTGAAAAAAAGCAAAGTTCACATAAAAGCACATTACTAGTACTCTCGATTACGTGTTTACTTCTTATTATATCAAGTATATTTTTATATAATAAATCACAATTTAAATTACCTGAAAATAGCAATCCTATAAATTTGGACTCTGAAAATGTCATTAATATTGACTCTCCTCCTAAATTAAGTAGAATTGAAACAATACGTGCAGCTTATGCAAAAATTAATGGCTGTAAAAACTGTACTGATAAAGAATATAAATCATCCTGTGGTTGGTTAAGTTTAAGATATGAAAAGGACATTCTAAATAAAATAACAATTTCGGAAGACGTTGTAGGTGACTTTACAATTGCTCGTGAATTTTATCTAAATAATATGGATTTGCTTTTTATTTATGAAATAATTGTTGATAGAGATGGAATTAAAACCGAAAATAGATATTATTTCGAAAACAATAAAATAATTAGACAAATAACACCCAATTCGAAAAGTCAATTTAGTTTTGTTTCTAATGAGACTGATTTGATTTATATTCTTAATGAAATAATCGAGAGAAACAATAATGGCAATGGATATGACGACATTCTTAGAGAATGTGGATAG
- a CDS encoding AAA family ATPase gives MKIERIKISNYKTLDNIDISVNTFYTAICGKNNAGKSSLIQAVRSILGFDLSPFEDASDFEVNHKDDYTIWKTDKTQPIEFCIHVRLFNLTDSGLIKFIETFAKSENTDSIPKQDNYCLIISVRFHKEKNVPEIEIIFENKKLEEFPAREVLSKIRNSKTLLFHNSTEVTRNYGRFHGYFDDFTQAERTSIKGKREVLQKEFKKISERHKKDLTDLLGRLNEKYDINLTVPGFNFDRVPYEISLGEKDFDIPLDSWGSGTKNRTLILKSLFNAKKFLETSENSSKIAPIVLIEEPESFLHPSAQAEFGKILQDLATEFQIQIITTTHSPFLLSSLDDPTSNILLERKVDKKKLRETVKVDTSGPDWKKPFALALGIEGPEFDNIRNVFFSQSSTLLLVEGDTDKEYLELLRNEEHGKNKLDFDGEIFPYNGFGTLNNTVMMKFLKEKYNKLIITFDLDAFSQVKNSLTSLKFESEKDYFKVGQDKGGKRAIEGLLPDSICNAVWTANTELVHQLQSDNKEEAASAKKQLKNLYLGEFKSKAKAGNEFYGEFYKLTAKLNKAFRDK, from the coding sequence ATGAAAATTGAAAGAATAAAAATATCAAACTACAAAACGCTTGACAACATTGACATCAGTGTAAATACATTCTATACTGCAATTTGCGGAAAAAATAATGCTGGAAAATCTTCATTAATTCAAGCTGTTAGAAGTATTCTTGGTTTCGACCTTAGTCCATTTGAAGATGCTTCGGACTTTGAAGTAAATCATAAAGACGATTATACAATTTGGAAAACAGATAAAACTCAACCAATTGAATTTTGCATTCACGTTAGACTTTTCAACTTAACAGACAGCGGACTAATAAAATTCATTGAGACATTTGCCAAATCAGAAAATACTGACAGTATACCTAAACAAGACAACTATTGTTTAATAATTTCTGTTCGCTTTCATAAAGAGAAGAATGTACCCGAAATAGAAATCATTTTTGAAAATAAGAAATTAGAAGAATTTCCTGCAAGAGAAGTTCTATCAAAAATTAGAAACTCAAAAACACTTCTCTTTCACAACTCAACTGAAGTTACAAGAAACTATGGAAGGTTTCACGGTTATTTTGACGACTTCACACAGGCTGAAAGAACTTCAATTAAAGGCAAAAGAGAAGTTTTACAAAAAGAATTTAAGAAAATTTCAGAAAGACATAAAAAAGATTTGACGGACTTACTTGGTAGATTAAATGAAAAATATGATATCAATTTAACTGTTCCTGGTTTCAACTTTGACCGTGTCCCTTATGAAATTTCTCTTGGTGAGAAAGACTTTGATATCCCATTGGATAGCTGGGGAAGCGGAACTAAAAATCGAACTCTTATTCTTAAAAGTTTGTTCAATGCCAAGAAATTTTTAGAAACATCAGAGAACTCATCAAAAATTGCACCTATCGTTTTAATTGAAGAACCAGAAAGTTTTTTACACCCGTCTGCACAAGCTGAGTTTGGTAAAATCCTTCAAGACCTTGCGACCGAATTTCAAATTCAAATCATTACAACAACACACAGTCCATTTTTACTTTCAAGTCTTGATGACCCAACTTCAAATATTTTGCTTGAAAGAAAGGTTGATAAAAAGAAATTGAGAGAGACAGTTAAAGTTGATACTTCAGGTCCTGATTGGAAAAAACCTTTTGCATTAGCACTTGGAATTGAAGGTCCAGAATTTGACAATATTAGAAATGTGTTTTTTAGTCAATCAAGCACTTTGCTTTTGGTTGAAGGTGATACAGACAAGGAATATTTGGAACTTTTACGTAATGAAGAACACGGTAAAAACAAACTCGATTTTGACGGAGAAATTTTTCCATACAATGGTTTTGGGACACTCAATAACACCGTAATGATGAAGTTCCTTAAAGAAAAATACAATAAACTAATAATTACTTTTGACTTAGACGCCTTTAGTCAAGTAAAAAACAGCTTGACAAGTTTGAAATTTGAAAGTGAAAAAGATTATTTCAAAGTAGGACAAGACAAAGGTGGCAAAAGAGCAATTGAAGGTTTGCTTCCTGACAGTATTTGCAATGCAGTTTGGACAGCAAATACCGAATTAGTTCATCAGCTTCAATCAGACAATAAGGAAGAAGCAGCATCGGCTAAGAAACAACTAAAAAACTTATATCTAGGAGAATTTAAAAGTAAGGCAAAAGCTGGAAATGAGTTTTATGGAGAGTTCTATAAATTGACAGCAAAACTGAACAAGGCATTTCGTGACAAATAG
- a CDS encoding IS1182 family transposase has protein sequence MPQIQGINREQITFSNLESQIAKDNEIRFIDAFVDKLDLKQLGIQSLIQREKKKAGRASFEDALFLKLYLYAYLNGLRSSRKLEKEAVRNIELQWLLKGLCPNYHSIADFRKINAVALKSLFKLFVLFLKEAGLIGGNVIAVDGTKIRGSNSKKNNYNPKKIERHLAYIEEKTEQYLEQLDKADREENQVQSLSISDVEDKLAKLKTHKIKYEQLAKQLEENKEPQVSTTDPDARALLVRGVVVEVGYNVQAAVDAQHSLVVATHTINRNDKNALYDISSEAKENIKAEALTVIADKGYHTGKELQSCQAAAIETIVARQEIVNSNEGGTQPEYLIQHFKYNQETDTYTCPQGETLHTTGKLHTKKRSEDISYQFKKYRSTACNTCPVKHLCTGRQDGRREIERSEYAEAVERNKTNYESNAELYRKRQELNEHIFGTIKRQWNLYYTNLRGLKKVNGELALIMTVYNIKRAKNILGFDRLMEVLKNWTPKYPGGYFSIKSRLHQPRLISQYTPINFFQENIAA, from the coding sequence ATGCCTCAAATACAAGGTATCAACCGAGAACAAATCACTTTTTCAAACCTTGAAAGTCAGATAGCAAAAGACAATGAGATTCGATTTATAGATGCATTTGTAGATAAGCTGGATTTAAAACAACTCGGTATTCAATCGCTCATTCAGAGGGAAAAGAAAAAAGCCGGGAGAGCATCTTTTGAAGATGCACTTTTTTTAAAACTGTATCTATATGCCTATTTAAACGGATTAAGAAGCAGTCGTAAATTAGAGAAAGAAGCTGTTCGTAATATTGAGTTGCAGTGGTTGCTCAAAGGACTTTGTCCGAACTATCATTCTATTGCCGACTTCCGAAAGATTAATGCTGTGGCACTAAAAAGCTTATTTAAGTTGTTTGTGTTGTTTTTGAAAGAAGCGGGCTTGATTGGTGGTAATGTGATTGCCGTAGATGGCACCAAAATAAGAGGGAGCAACAGTAAAAAGAATAACTATAACCCCAAAAAGATTGAAAGGCATCTGGCATATATCGAAGAAAAAACAGAACAATATTTAGAGCAGTTAGATAAAGCCGATAGGGAAGAAAACCAAGTCCAGAGTCTATCCATTAGTGATGTAGAAGATAAATTAGCCAAGCTGAAAACACATAAGATCAAGTACGAACAATTAGCCAAGCAACTAGAAGAGAATAAAGAGCCACAGGTAAGCACTACTGACCCTGATGCAAGAGCCCTATTGGTTCGAGGTGTAGTGGTAGAAGTAGGCTACAATGTACAAGCAGCCGTAGATGCACAGCACAGCTTGGTAGTAGCCACACACACCATCAATCGCAACGATAAAAATGCCTTGTACGATATAAGCAGCGAAGCCAAAGAGAATATAAAAGCAGAAGCCCTCACGGTTATAGCCGACAAAGGATATCACACCGGAAAAGAATTGCAATCATGTCAGGCAGCAGCAATAGAAACAATAGTAGCAAGGCAAGAGATAGTGAACAGCAACGAAGGTGGCACACAACCTGAGTACCTCATTCAACACTTTAAGTACAACCAGGAAACCGATACGTACACCTGTCCGCAAGGCGAAACACTGCATACCACAGGCAAATTGCATACAAAAAAGCGCAGTGAAGACATCTCCTATCAATTTAAAAAGTACCGAAGTACAGCTTGCAATACATGCCCTGTAAAACACCTCTGCACCGGCAGACAGGATGGTCGAAGGGAAATAGAACGCAGTGAATATGCCGAAGCGGTAGAGAGAAACAAAACGAACTATGAATCCAACGCAGAGTTATACCGCAAACGGCAGGAGCTAAACGAACATATCTTTGGCACAATCAAACGGCAGTGGAATTTGTATTACACCAATTTGAGAGGATTAAAAAAAGTGAATGGAGAGCTGGCACTCATCATGACTGTTTACAATATAAAACGCGCCAAGAACATCTTAGGCTTTGATAGACTGATGGAAGTGCTGAAAAATTGGACACCAAAGTATCCAGGAGGATATTTTTCAATTAAAAGTAGACTTCATCAGCCGCGGCTGATAAGCCAATATACGCCCATTAATTTTTTCCAAGAAAATATCGCTGCATAA
- a CDS encoding transcriptional regulator — translation MKNKYISTQSNELLSYFNGQNRNCFDYSLAYKALPDSKASAVRELLSDMTKRGLLMRLKEGVYYIIPYEQNAETFMPDWHLVTEHLVNYAKHYIGYYSALQIHNLITQPSLKEQIVVSKQIRPSEIKIKEVSFQFIYHNEKHFFGSKKIWIDSFNKVLCSDLEKTFIDCLFKPDYAGGIVEVARAIYTSKDKIKYDTLLEYAKKFDSQAVIKRLGFILEMLDINTKIIADLQNLKTASYVLLDTELPKSGKRNSRWSIQQNLETETIKSAIYT, via the coding sequence ATGAAGAATAAATATATTTCAACGCAGTCCAACGAGCTTTTGTCCTATTTCAACGGACAGAACAGGAATTGCTTTGACTATTCTTTGGCATACAAAGCCCTGCCCGACTCTAAAGCAAGTGCAGTCAGAGAACTACTAAGCGACATGACAAAAAGGGGGTTGTTGATGCGATTGAAAGAAGGCGTTTATTACATCATACCCTATGAGCAAAATGCGGAAACCTTTATGCCCGACTGGCATTTGGTTACAGAACATTTAGTGAATTATGCCAAACACTACATTGGTTATTACTCGGCTTTACAGATTCACAACCTGATTACACAGCCATCGTTGAAAGAACAAATCGTTGTATCAAAACAAATACGACCATCAGAAATAAAAATAAAAGAAGTTTCTTTTCAATTTATCTATCACAACGAGAAACACTTTTTCGGTTCAAAGAAAATTTGGATTGATAGTTTTAATAAAGTGCTCTGTTCTGATTTAGAAAAAACATTTATAGACTGCTTATTCAAACCCGATTATGCAGGTGGCATTGTGGAAGTAGCAAGAGCAATCTATACCTCAAAAGACAAAATCAAATACGACACACTACTCGAATACGCCAAGAAATTTGATTCGCAGGCGGTGATAAAGCGATTAGGTTTTATTTTGGAAATGCTTGACATCAACACAAAAATTATTGCTGACTTGCAAAATCTAAAAACGGCTTCGTATGTGTTGCTTGATACTGAATTACCCAAATCAGGCAAGCGAAACAGCCGTTGGAGCATTCAACAAAATTTGGAAACCGAAACCATTAAATCTGCTATTTACACATGA
- a CDS encoding nucleotidyl transferase AbiEii/AbiGii toxin family protein has protein sequence MIKPGEIQQKARAVGVRDQQIEKDYILSWILFGIAKHEQLSKAIVFKGGTVLKKVYFEDYRFSEDLDFTLVNSETTNELIFDWFKEVFEFIKEEANIPLEIIDNNEHEDGGINFHISYIGPLGGQGNNKRVKVDISRSEQLVFKPVMKDVFVDYTDLEAYQLLCYQLEEVLVEKMRSVMQRMQARDFYDIWYLLEEHGMDADFYLNEFETKCKSKDLLHTDFSKKLTERLPQYKGRWQSSMSEQIKDLPDFDQVEREVKKHIKKLKL, from the coding sequence ATGATTAAACCCGGAGAAATACAGCAAAAAGCAAGAGCTGTTGGGGTTCGTGACCAGCAGATTGAAAAGGACTATATTCTTTCATGGATTCTGTTTGGTATTGCCAAACATGAGCAACTTTCAAAGGCAATTGTTTTCAAAGGCGGGACTGTTTTAAAGAAAGTATATTTTGAAGATTATCGTTTTTCGGAAGACCTTGATTTCACCTTAGTGAATAGCGAAACAACCAACGAGCTGATTTTTGATTGGTTCAAGGAAGTATTTGAATTCATAAAAGAGGAAGCCAATATTCCGCTTGAAATTATTGACAATAACGAGCATGAAGATGGCGGCATCAATTTTCACATCAGTTACATTGGTCCGCTTGGTGGACAAGGCAATAACAAACGGGTAAAAGTGGACATTTCTCGAAGTGAGCAATTGGTGTTTAAACCTGTAATGAAAGATGTATTTGTTGACTATACCGATTTGGAAGCATATCAATTACTATGCTACCAGCTAGAAGAAGTATTGGTTGAAAAAATGCGGTCGGTAATGCAACGAATGCAAGCCCGTGATTTTTACGACATCTGGTATTTGCTCGAAGAACATGGCATGGATGCAGATTTTTATCTCAACGAATTTGAAACCAAGTGCAAAAGCAAAGATTTATTGCACACTGATTTTTCGAAAAAATTAACCGAACGTTTGCCTCAATACAAAGGCAGATGGCAAAGCTCCATGAGTGAACAAATAAAAGACCTGCCCGACTTTGATCAGGTAGAACGTGAAGTAAAAAAACACATTAAGAAATTGAAATTATGA